The proteins below are encoded in one region of Pseudonocardia sp. DSM 110487:
- a CDS encoding carboxylesterase/lipase family protein — METETGAIRGASTQIPATSLDAEVFLGIPYAAPPEGALRWEPPTRAESWREVRDGTVAPPICPQGTTGTENCLYLNLYRPTHTARAASLPVMVYAHGGNNTGGSANGFDGGRIAAVNGVIVVTFNYRLGALGFLDHPAIAKESSTGQAGNYGLMDSKAALEWVQRNITAFGGDPTKVTLASQSSGATNTCQLLADPTTKGLYSAAILSSDDCLHDVDTPSQALARAEDLAKKVGCTESAKVAECLRSKTPAELTAAGGNWSPVATRPANEKIAAGDWNRVPIMLGSTRNEGRSAGTAFTTFTAADYRAWVTRLVGPDNADAVLKVYPVDKYSGAYAIPYVIGDLITDSGMRGLGGCTNATLAKSFASQTPTYYYQFDDPNVPAPSILDGYEFLASHGYDLAYWFPDSRENVSSRFTPAQWQLSDEVITYWGEFTKTHHPSGQGQASWPRLTDTMMTLQPGGSRLSPIGDFMAEHACSFWSTMPLILDRGEV; from the coding sequence GTGGAGACGGAGACCGGTGCCATCCGAGGGGCGTCCACACAGATCCCTGCAACGTCACTCGACGCCGAGGTCTTCCTCGGCATCCCCTATGCGGCGCCTCCGGAGGGCGCCTTGCGGTGGGAGCCTCCGACGCGGGCGGAATCCTGGCGGGAAGTGCGCGATGGCACCGTCGCGCCTCCCATCTGCCCGCAGGGCACCACTGGCACCGAAAACTGCCTGTACCTGAATCTGTATCGGCCTACCCACACCGCACGCGCCGCATCGCTGCCGGTCATGGTGTACGCCCATGGAGGCAACAACACGGGCGGGAGTGCCAACGGCTTCGATGGTGGGCGGATCGCCGCCGTCAACGGCGTCATCGTCGTCACCTTCAACTATCGGCTCGGCGCCCTTGGCTTCTTGGATCATCCGGCCATTGCCAAGGAATCCTCCACGGGGCAGGCAGGCAACTACGGCCTCATGGACTCCAAGGCGGCGCTCGAGTGGGTCCAGCGCAACATCACCGCGTTCGGCGGCGACCCGACCAAGGTGACGTTGGCCTCCCAGTCGTCCGGGGCGACGAACACCTGCCAATTGCTTGCCGACCCCACGACCAAAGGGCTGTACAGCGCCGCCATCTTGAGCAGCGATGACTGCCTCCACGACGTCGACACCCCGAGTCAGGCCCTTGCCCGCGCGGAGGATCTGGCCAAGAAGGTGGGATGCACCGAGTCGGCGAAGGTGGCGGAGTGCCTGCGGTCGAAGACGCCGGCCGAACTCACCGCGGCGGGAGGCAACTGGAGCCCTGTAGCCACACGGCCGGCCAACGAGAAGATCGCAGCGGGTGACTGGAACCGTGTCCCGATCATGCTCGGCAGCACCCGGAACGAGGGCCGGTCAGCCGGGACGGCCTTCACCACATTCACCGCTGCCGACTACAGGGCCTGGGTCACACGACTCGTTGGCCCCGACAACGCCGATGCCGTGTTGAAGGTCTACCCGGTCGACAAGTACAGCGGAGCGTATGCGATCCCCTACGTGATCGGCGACCTCATCACCGACAGCGGAATGCGAGGCCTGGGCGGCTGCACGAACGCTACTCTGGCAAAGAGCTTCGCGTCACAGACACCGACCTACTACTACCAGTTCGACGATCCGAACGTGCCGGCACCGAGCATTCTCGACGGCTACGAGTTCCTCGCATCGCACGGATACGACCTGGCGTACTGGTTCCCGGACAGCCGCGAGAATGTCTCTTCCCGCTTCACACCGGCGCAGTGGCAACTGTCCGACGAGGTGATCACGTATTGGGGCGAATTCACCAAGACCCACCACCCTTCTGGTCAGGGTCAGGCATCCTGGCCTCGGCTGACCGACACCATGATGACGCTCCAGCCGGGCGGCAGCCGTCTCAGTCCGATAGGCGACTTCATGGCGGAGCACGCATGTTCGTTCTGGTCGACCATGCCGCTCATTCTCGATCGCGGTGAAGTCTGA